From Paenibacillus sp. PL2-23:
CCTGCCGCCCCCGCCAGCGTCTGCAGCTCGCCGATGCCTTCTTCCTCGAACACTTCTTTTATAATCGCCAAATCCTCGCTGATGGAGGATTTCGCGGATTGATAGCGATCTGCAAATGCTGTTAGCGAAATTAACGTGTGGGGACGAGATAATAGGTATTGCGTCATTTCTACGAGCCTGGAGCTCCGTTTCAACTTTTTCATTGCGATGTCCCCCCACTAAATCCGAATATTATATTGACAATATAACATTTTTATACGGATTTAATCAAGATGGAACGTCACAGCTATGTAAGCATTCTTACCACGTATACCTCTTTGCAGTAGCCTCTTAATCCATTATAGATGCGAGGGAGCTTGGCCTCCTTGGATACAAGGCCGAATACGGTCGGGCCGCTGCCCGACATCAGCACGCCATCCGCGCCGAGGCGGAGCATGCTCTCCTTGAGCTGCATCACTTCGGGATACAGTCCCAGCGTGACGCTCTCCAGCACATTGCCGAGACCGCTGCACATATCCTGGAACGAGCCTCTCGCCAGCGCGTCTCGCATATTGGCGATAGATGGGTGCTCCTTCAGCTCATTGGCTCTCAGCTTGCCATAGACGTCAGCCGTAGATACATTGATGGGAGGCTTGGCGAGTACAACCCAGCACTGAGGAGGCTGATCGATAGGCTCCAGCTTCTCGCCTCTTCCCCTCGCTATAGCAGTGCCGCCTGTCACGCAGAACGGCACATCTGAGCCCAGCTCAGCGCCAAGCGAGCACAGCTCCTCCTCCGAGATGCCGAGGCCCCATAACCGGTTCAGGCCTCTCAGCGTCGCCGCGGCGTCGCTGCTGCCGCCAGCCAGACCAGCTGCGACGGGTATATTTTTGTCCAGGTGAATATACACGCCCTTGCGGACATCATACCGGTCCTTGATCAGCCTCGCGGCCTGGAAGGCCAGGTTCTTCTCGTCCAGCGGAATAAAGCCCACCTGGCTTGATATAATGATTGTATCCCGCGGCAGCTCCTCCATCTCAAGCCGATCCGCAAGATCCACCATCGTCATGATCATTTCTACTTCGTGATAGCCGTCGTCGCGCTTCCGCAGCACGTCTAGAAGAAGATTTATTTTGGCTGGGGCTTTCTCATATATTTTCATCCGTTACCGTTCTCCCGTTCACTCATAAGCTTATCCCCCATTATAGCAAAGCAACACAATAAAAGCTAAACCCGCGGCAGCTGCCGTAAGCAGCTTCAGGTTTAGCTTCATCTCGAAATGGTCTTCCTATCTGAGAATGCCAGCGGCTATGGCTGATGGGACCTCGCAGCCGCCTGCTCCGCCAGCTGAATCGCCCGCTTCACCATGTTCCCGGCGTCCTTGGCCTTGATCCCGCCCCAGCCTTCCTGCTGCACGGTGTTGTAGAACCCTAAATCCTTGGCAAGCTCATACTTCAGCTCCTCCGACATTACGCCGCGTCTTCTGCGACCCACGAGCAATCCCTCCTGTTCACGCGCTTGGCGCGTAGTCTAAGATGCCAATCCCCATACTGCTAGTATGTGTCGCGCTTATCGGATTATACGCCTTGCGCTCAGCCCGCCGCAGCCCCATTCCCGGCAAGAAAAAAGACGCAGATTGCTCTGCGTCATCAGCCCGCTTCGGGCTTCACGAAACGAATGTCAGTCTATTGTTGAAAAGCGATGCGTACTTGACCCTCATCATTGCACACGGTCACTTCCACGGATTCTGTCAGGATGTCCGCATAGCTGTAGGATACACGCTTGAACGCGTGCTGCTCCTCATCCAGCTTGACAATGAACACAGAAGGGTAGATTTCTTCCAGCGTGCCGGTACGTTCAATGGTCTTTCGGCGACCACCGTTCGCCCGTAAACGGATTTTGGAGCCTACATGAGCTTCCAAGCTGCGTTTTATATCCAACAGCGCATTTTTTGCCATTGTCAGCTACCACCTCTTTCCTTGTCCATTATAACCAAGAAAAGAGGATTTGTCAAACAAGCAGAATATTATATCAGTAGGTCATTTCTCTTGTCAACGGTCATTTCATCCAATTTTAAAATTCGATGTTAGCCTGCCCAATCCCCCGCGCATCTATGCATGGTACGCTTGGCTGGATACCGCCCCGTACGCTGAACCCGTCTTGGGCTTTGGCAGACCTACACGGTATCGGCCCATGGTCTCAATGCCTCCGACGCCGTCTATTCCGCTGATGGTGCCGTGAATCACCTCATGCAGATCAATGGATTCACGAATCGACGTGTAGCTGGACTTAATGGCGATGTATACGGGATCAAGCGCGTGAATCAGAATGCGGCCAGGGGAGCTTGCGAAGTTGGAGCCGGCCTGCAGCAGCGCTTCGAAATGGGATTGGCACGCTCCGGCGACCACGACAAGACCATCCCTGTTCTTCTCGTATTCCCTGGCGACCCGCACCGCATTCACGAAGTTCTGGGAGTTCTTGTAGCTGCTGAGGCTGTACACCTCGTTAGGAGCGCGATTCTTCAAGACGCCGTCATGTCCGGTAATGACCACAATATCCGGCTTGAGCTGCGGCAGGAGCCGATACAGCACATCCGCCATCTGGGATTCATGCAAATAAAGCCCGTGAGCTGGCACTTGCATCGTCTGATACAGCTGCATGCTTTTCTTCAAGTAATTGTTGTCGCCGTCCAGGTGAAGCACCTTTCCCGGCATCTCGAAGTAATTCGTATTCTGCTTCTCGGGCAGACGAATGGTATTCTCTGCGGCTATGCCTTGCCGCTCCCTGGCGTTGCGCATTCTCTTCAGCGACTCATTCACTTTGATGCGCACTTGCTGCACCGCGCGCGTCGCTTCCGGATCCTTCACGACCGACAGATCAGGA
This genomic window contains:
- the yabG gene encoding sporulation peptidase YabG yields the protein MNQGDLVVRKSYGGDVLFRVEEVRTHNAVLKGTDYRLLADAPIPDLSVVKDPEATRAVQQVRIKVNESLKRMRNARERQGIAAENTIRLPEKQNTNYFEMPGKVLHLDGDNNYLKKSMQLYQTMQVPAHGLYLHESQMADVLYRLLPQLKPDIVVITGHDGVLKNRAPNEVYSLSSYKNSQNFVNAVRVAREYEKNRDGLVVVAGACQSHFEALLQAGSNFASSPGRILIHALDPVYIAIKSSYTSIRESIDLHEVIHGTISGIDGVGGIETMGRYRVGLPKPKTGSAYGAVSSQAYHA
- a CDS encoding small, acid-soluble spore protein, alpha/beta type; amino-acid sequence: MGRRRRGVMSEELKYELAKDLGFYNTVQQEGWGGIKAKDAGNMVKRAIQLAEQAAARSHQP
- the veg gene encoding biofilm formation stimulator Veg, which codes for MAKNALLDIKRSLEAHVGSKIRLRANGGRRKTIERTGTLEEIYPSVFIVKLDEEQHAFKRVSYSYADILTESVEVTVCNDEGQVRIAFQQ
- the ispE gene encoding 4-(cytidine 5'-diphospho)-2-C-methyl-D-erythritol kinase; this translates as MKIYEKAPAKINLLLDVLRKRDDGYHEVEMIMTMVDLADRLEMEELPRDTIIISSQVGFIPLDEKNLAFQAARLIKDRYDVRKGVYIHLDKNIPVAAGLAGGSSDAAATLRGLNRLWGLGISEEELCSLGAELGSDVPFCVTGGTAIARGRGEKLEPIDQPPQCWVVLAKPPINVSTADVYGKLRANELKEHPSIANMRDALARGSFQDMCSGLGNVLESVTLGLYPEVMQLKESMLRLGADGVLMSGSGPTVFGLVSKEAKLPRIYNGLRGYCKEVYVVRMLT